Proteins from a genomic interval of Piscinibacter sp. HJYY11:
- a CDS encoding error-prone DNA polymerase, with amino-acid sequence MTATRSTLPDYAELWCLSNFSFLRGASFPEELVERAHQLGYKAIALTDECSMSGIVRAHVEAKEHGMRLLVGSQFEVAPGRQVEAPFTLVVLACNLNGYGNLCEFITRLRRSSGKGTYHVSQDEIDGQTLADCVVLAAPRRGSRPEHMLQTGKWLLNEFLGRCWFVIAMLRQLDDAAWLYRMREVSEISAVPLVAGGDVHMHVRSRKPLQDVMTATRVGKPLTECGFDLQMNAERHLRTRLRLSQTYPADLLAETLHVMERCDFSMEELRYQYPAEVVPKGETAESYLRRLTYEGAGRRWPRGLTAKVQAQIEHELSLICELKYEHYFLTVADIVNFARSQHILCQGRGSAANSVVCYCLGVTEVDPARMSVLFERFISRERNEPPDIDVDFEHERREEVIQYLYRKYGRERAALTANLIRYRPRSAIRDVGKALGFELEEVDRLAKSHQWWDEQEVDAERLCEAGLSPEDLRVLQLQRLTSELIGMPRHLSQHPGGFVLTKGPLSRMVPIENASMPDRTVVQWDKDDLDALGLLKVDVLALGMLTAIRKALAFISDRKGYVFEMQDIPAEDPGTYDMICKADTVGVFQIESRAQQSMLPRLKPRCFYDLVIEVAIVRPGPIQGGMVHPYLNRRMGKEPIVYPSEALKEALGRTLGVPIFQEQVMQISILAAGFTPGEADGLRRSMAAWRRKGGLEKYYTRIVDGMVERGYDKAFAESIFEQIKGFAEYGFPESHAASFALLVYASCWIKHNHPAEFLAALINSQPLGFYSPSQLVQDAKRHGVEVRPIDVMFSDVDCTLEGLPHPPAVRLGLRLVDKLKAESAQRVVDARRERPFASTEDLAIRAQLEQHEVTLLAAADALTSLSGHRRQQVWDASAMKRPPVLLREAPVDEDFLELEPAGEGEEIVFDYSAVGLTLRRHPLALLRPRLAAQGLRSAEQLLKLPNGRLAKTCGIVTVKQQPSTANGTVFLSLEDETGSVQVIVWRSLRDRDRDALLRARLLTVYGTWQMQESGNLIAARLIDHTALLGRLATSSRDFR; translated from the coding sequence ATGACCGCCACGCGCAGCACTCTTCCCGACTACGCTGAGCTCTGGTGCCTGAGCAACTTCTCGTTCCTGCGGGGTGCGAGTTTTCCGGAAGAGCTGGTCGAGCGAGCGCATCAGCTGGGCTACAAGGCGATCGCCCTCACTGACGAATGCTCGATGTCGGGCATCGTACGAGCGCACGTCGAAGCGAAGGAGCACGGCATGCGTCTGCTGGTCGGTTCGCAATTCGAGGTGGCGCCCGGAAGGCAGGTCGAAGCGCCGTTCACGCTTGTCGTGCTGGCCTGCAATCTCAATGGCTACGGCAACCTGTGCGAGTTCATCACTCGACTTCGGCGCAGCTCTGGGAAAGGCACCTATCACGTCAGCCAGGACGAGATCGACGGCCAGACATTGGCCGATTGCGTCGTGCTGGCTGCGCCGCGTCGAGGGAGCCGGCCCGAACACATGCTGCAGACGGGCAAGTGGCTGCTGAACGAATTCCTGGGGCGATGTTGGTTTGTGATCGCGATGCTGCGTCAGCTGGACGATGCGGCGTGGTTGTACCGCATGCGAGAGGTCAGCGAGATCTCAGCCGTGCCGCTCGTGGCTGGTGGCGACGTTCACATGCACGTGCGCTCTCGTAAGCCTTTGCAGGATGTCATGACGGCTACACGCGTCGGGAAGCCGTTGACCGAGTGTGGGTTCGATCTTCAGATGAACGCGGAGCGGCATCTGAGGACGCGGCTTCGCTTGTCGCAGACCTATCCCGCCGACTTGCTCGCGGAAACGCTGCACGTCATGGAGCGCTGCGACTTTTCGATGGAGGAGCTGCGCTACCAGTACCCAGCCGAGGTGGTTCCGAAGGGTGAGACCGCAGAGTCCTACCTTCGCCGGCTCACCTATGAAGGTGCCGGCCGGCGCTGGCCTCGTGGCTTGACTGCCAAGGTCCAGGCCCAGATCGAGCATGAGCTGAGCTTGATCTGCGAGTTGAAGTACGAGCACTACTTCCTGACCGTCGCCGACATCGTCAACTTCGCGCGCTCGCAACACATCCTCTGCCAGGGCCGGGGATCGGCGGCGAATAGCGTGGTCTGCTACTGCCTGGGCGTGACCGAGGTCGATCCGGCTCGGATGTCGGTGCTCTTCGAGCGGTTCATCAGCCGTGAGCGAAACGAGCCGCCCGACATTGACGTCGACTTCGAGCACGAGCGGCGTGAAGAGGTGATCCAGTACCTGTACCGCAAGTACGGCCGTGAGCGGGCTGCGCTGACCGCCAACCTGATCCGCTACCGGCCCCGCAGCGCCATCCGTGATGTGGGCAAGGCGCTGGGCTTCGAGCTGGAAGAAGTCGACCGGCTGGCCAAGAGCCACCAATGGTGGGACGAGCAGGAGGTGGATGCCGAGCGATTGTGCGAAGCGGGCCTCTCGCCCGAGGACTTGCGCGTTCTCCAGTTGCAGCGCCTCACGAGCGAGCTCATCGGCATGCCTCGCCACCTGTCGCAGCATCCGGGGGGCTTCGTGCTCACGAAAGGGCCGTTGTCCAGGATGGTGCCCATCGAGAACGCCTCGATGCCCGACCGCACGGTGGTGCAGTGGGACAAGGACGACCTGGACGCCCTGGGTTTGCTCAAGGTCGATGTGCTAGCACTGGGAATGCTCACGGCCATCCGCAAGGCGTTGGCCTTCATCAGTGACCGCAAAGGCTATGTCTTCGAGATGCAGGACATCCCTGCAGAGGACCCGGGCACCTACGACATGATCTGCAAGGCCGACACAGTCGGTGTTTTTCAGATCGAGAGCCGCGCACAGCAGAGCATGCTGCCGCGTCTTAAGCCGCGGTGCTTTTACGACCTGGTGATCGAGGTGGCGATCGTGCGGCCCGGCCCCATTCAAGGCGGGATGGTGCATCCCTACCTGAACCGGCGCATGGGCAAGGAGCCCATCGTCTACCCGAGCGAGGCACTTAAGGAAGCACTGGGGCGCACGCTCGGCGTGCCGATCTTCCAGGAGCAGGTGATGCAGATCAGCATTCTGGCGGCCGGGTTCACGCCAGGTGAAGCTGACGGCTTGCGCCGTTCTATGGCGGCTTGGCGCCGTAAGGGTGGCCTGGAGAAGTACTACACCAGGATCGTCGATGGCATGGTCGAGCGCGGCTATGACAAGGCCTTCGCCGAATCAATCTTCGAGCAGATCAAAGGATTCGCTGAGTACGGCTTTCCTGAGAGCCATGCCGCATCGTTCGCTTTGCTCGTCTATGCGAGTTGCTGGATCAAGCACAACCACCCCGCAGAGTTCCTGGCGGCGCTCATCAACAGCCAGCCGCTCGGCTTCTATTCGCCAAGCCAGCTCGTGCAAGACGCCAAGCGGCATGGCGTGGAGGTGAGGCCGATCGATGTGATGTTCAGCGACGTGGATTGCACGCTGGAAGGACTTCCCCATCCACCCGCCGTTCGCCTTGGTTTGCGGCTGGTCGACAAGCTCAAGGCTGAATCGGCGCAGCGGGTTGTTGATGCCCGTCGTGAGCGGCCGTTTGCAAGCACCGAGGACCTGGCCATCCGCGCTCAACTGGAGCAGCACGAGGTGACGTTGCTCGCTGCTGCCGATGCGCTCACGAGTTTGAGCGGGCATCGGCGGCAGCAGGTGTGGGATGCCAGTGCAATGAAGCGGCCGCCGGTTCTGCTGAGGGAAGCACCCGTAGACGAAGACTTCCTTGAGCTCGAGCCTGCGGGAGAAGGTGAGGAAATCGTGTTCGACTATTCAGCGGTGGGCCTCACATTGCGTCGTCATCCGCTCGCTCTTCTACGTCCTCGGCTTGCAGCGCAGGGGCTGCGGTCCGCGGAGCAACTACTCAAGCTTCCCAACGGACGCCTGGCCAAGACCTGCGGCATCGTCACCGTCAAACAGCAGCCATCGACCGCCAACGGGACGGTGTTCCTGTCGCTGGAAGACGAGACCGGCTCGGTGCAGGTGATCGTGTGGAGGAGCCTACGCGACCGTGACCGTGATGCGCTGTTGCGAGCTCGGCTGCTCACCGTCTACGGCACCTGGCAGATGCAGGAGAGCGGCAACCTCATCGCGGCGCGCTTGATCGACCACACGGCACTGCTCGGGCGGCTGGCGACTTCTAGCCGGGATTTCCGGTGA
- a CDS encoding transporter: MAISYGAQQNGLLYGYSFEASGAGRPVTLEEAVQWLAAPADEAGGFLWLHFDLTAAAAESWMQANLPLPGEFFEALRQGSRSTRIEDAQDQLIAVVNDVAYEFSFDPSEIATLWMSVNTRLAVTCRAHPLRSIDRLREAVKQGASFSSSVDLLNHLLKDQGDVLVRIVREATNKVDSIEDSLLRGRLQQQRSQLGSLRRVLVRLQRLLAPEPGALFRLLRQPPPWVPAHDLEELRQATEEFSLVIRDLSALQERIKLLQEEIAAQVSEQTNRSLFTLTMVTVLALPINITTGFFGMNVGGIPFAEHTAGFVLVVLLVAVFTAVAGWLAFRRRD, from the coding sequence GTGGCAATCTCGTACGGCGCACAACAGAACGGCCTGCTCTACGGTTACAGCTTCGAGGCCAGCGGCGCGGGCCGACCCGTCACGCTGGAAGAGGCCGTGCAGTGGCTCGCCGCGCCGGCCGACGAGGCCGGCGGCTTCCTCTGGTTGCACTTTGACCTGACCGCCGCCGCGGCCGAGTCATGGATGCAGGCGAACCTGCCACTGCCGGGCGAGTTCTTCGAAGCGCTGCGCCAGGGCTCGCGTTCGACCCGCATCGAAGATGCGCAGGACCAGCTCATCGCCGTCGTCAACGACGTCGCCTACGAGTTCTCGTTCGACCCGTCGGAGATCGCGACGCTGTGGATGAGCGTCAACACCCGCCTGGCCGTGACCTGTCGCGCCCACCCGCTGCGCTCGATCGACCGCCTGCGCGAAGCGGTGAAGCAGGGCGCGAGTTTCAGCTCCTCGGTCGACCTGCTCAACCACCTGCTAAAGGACCAGGGCGACGTGCTGGTGCGCATCGTGCGTGAGGCGACGAACAAGGTCGACAGCATTGAAGACAGCCTGTTGCGCGGGCGGCTTCAGCAGCAGCGCTCCCAGCTCGGCAGCCTGCGGCGTGTGCTGGTGCGCCTGCAGCGGCTGCTCGCGCCCGAGCCGGGCGCGCTCTTTCGACTGCTGCGCCAGCCGCCGCCGTGGGTGCCGGCGCATGACCTCGAGGAGCTGCGCCAGGCGACCGAGGAGTTCTCTCTCGTCATCCGCGATCTCTCGGCGCTGCAGGAGCGAATCAAGCTCCTGCAGGAAGAAATCGCCGCGCAGGTGAGCGAGCAGACCAACCGCAGCCTCTTCACCCTGACCATGGTCACCGTGCTGGCACTGCCGATCAACATCACCACCGGCTTCTTTGGCATGAACGTCGGCGGCATTCCATTCGCGGAGCACACGGCCGGCTTCGTGCTGGTGGTGCTTCTGGTGGCTGTGTTCACCGCCGTCGCCGGCTGGCTGGCGTTCCGGCGGCGCGATTGA
- the gspG gene encoding type II secretion system major pseudopilin GspG → MTTARRARGFTLLELLVVMVIIGLLAAYVGPKYFSQIGKSEVKTARAQIVSFEKALQQFRVDVGRYPTTEQGLQALLTRPANLSRWDGPYLEKSVPLDPWGNPYTYVSPGEHGEVDISSAGRDGRPGGDGPDADITNW, encoded by the coding sequence ATGACCACCGCTCGCCGCGCTCGCGGATTCACGCTTCTCGAATTGCTGGTCGTGATGGTCATCATCGGATTGTTGGCTGCCTACGTGGGTCCCAAGTACTTCTCTCAGATCGGCAAGTCCGAGGTGAAGACAGCACGTGCGCAGATCGTGTCTTTCGAGAAAGCGCTGCAGCAGTTTCGCGTGGATGTCGGACGCTATCCCACCACAGAGCAAGGCCTGCAGGCGCTGCTGACACGGCCGGCGAACCTGAGCCGCTGGGATGGCCCGTACCTCGAAAAAAGCGTGCCACTCGATCCTTGGGGCAACCCGTACACCTACGTGTCACCCGGTGAGCACGGCGAGGTGGACATCAGCTCCGCGGGACGCGACGGCCGGCCCGGCGGAGACGGGCCCGACGCCGACATCACCAACTGGTGA
- a CDS encoding phosphodiesterase, translating into MSNVYSFPDAPHPSGTAPTARAGSARAAMLQLLSSPGLTMVFQPIAATRDGEVFAHEALVRGPEGTALHTPDALLAAAREMGLLHEFELCCARLAIETWGRRQEPGRLFLNLSADALVRTLADNPADTLRRMLLGLGVQPRMLVLELTEHERVSNIEGLLHAARAVHAAGVALALDDFGDGRSSLRLWSELQPDYVKIDKYFTRDVSRKAHNLLTLKALLQIADTFGTALVAEGLETADDARVIRDLGIPYGQGYFLGRPSLHTRHRIETEAAEVLNDRRVAVFPERRRPFPLAQLRDVAIVPAPVVAPGATNDDVADLFLQAPELHAVAVVADDRPQAIINRTGFLNSYAKPYFKELHGRKTCLMLANTSPRIIERAHDIDDLVGILTSQDQRYLSDGFIVTDNGRYLGLGTGDQLVRKVTEARIEAARHANPLTFLPGNIPITQHVERLVARGTDFVACYADMNHFKPFNDLYGYWRGDEMIRLAAELAVAHCDPQRDFVGHVGGDDFIWIFQSEDWQARVQRILDDFTPRARALFDHEAQARGGIETEDRHGVMRFFPCTTLSVGAVSVSEGMYRNAEQVANAAAFAKQDAKRRQSPLTFVAPARRS; encoded by the coding sequence ATGTCCAACGTGTACTCCTTTCCCGACGCGCCGCATCCGAGCGGCACAGCACCCACCGCCCGCGCCGGCTCGGCCCGCGCGGCCATGCTGCAGCTGCTCTCAAGCCCCGGGTTGACGATGGTGTTCCAGCCCATCGCCGCCACGCGCGACGGCGAGGTGTTCGCCCACGAGGCGCTGGTGCGCGGGCCCGAAGGCACCGCCCTGCACACCCCGGATGCGCTGCTCGCCGCGGCGCGCGAGATGGGGCTGCTCCATGAATTCGAGCTGTGCTGCGCGAGGCTCGCGATCGAGACCTGGGGCCGCCGACAGGAACCCGGCCGCCTCTTCCTCAACCTGAGCGCCGACGCGCTGGTACGCACGCTCGCCGACAACCCCGCCGACACCCTCCGTCGCATGCTGCTTGGCCTGGGCGTGCAGCCGCGCATGCTGGTGCTCGAGCTCACGGAGCATGAGCGGGTGTCCAACATCGAGGGCCTGCTCCACGCCGCGCGTGCCGTGCACGCAGCGGGCGTCGCGCTCGCGCTCGACGATTTCGGAGACGGCCGCTCCAGCCTGCGCCTGTGGTCGGAACTGCAGCCCGACTACGTGAAGATCGACAAGTACTTCACCCGCGACGTGAGCCGCAAGGCGCACAACCTGCTCACGCTCAAGGCCCTGCTGCAGATCGCCGACACCTTCGGCACGGCCCTCGTGGCCGAGGGCCTCGAGACGGCCGACGACGCTCGGGTGATCCGCGACCTCGGCATCCCCTACGGCCAGGGTTACTTCCTGGGCCGGCCGTCGCTGCACACACGCCACCGCATCGAGACCGAAGCGGCCGAGGTGCTGAACGACCGCCGCGTGGCAGTGTTCCCCGAGCGGCGCCGCCCCTTCCCGCTCGCGCAACTGCGCGACGTCGCCATCGTGCCGGCACCGGTGGTGGCCCCCGGCGCGACGAACGACGACGTGGCCGATCTCTTCCTGCAGGCGCCCGAGCTGCATGCCGTCGCCGTGGTGGCCGACGACCGGCCGCAGGCCATCATCAACCGCACAGGATTCCTCAACAGCTACGCCAAGCCCTACTTCAAGGAGCTGCACGGTCGCAAGACCTGCCTGATGCTGGCCAACACCTCGCCGCGCATCATCGAGCGCGCACACGACATCGACGACCTGGTGGGCATCCTCACCTCGCAGGACCAGCGCTACTTGAGCGACGGCTTCATCGTCACCGACAACGGCCGCTACCTCGGCCTCGGAACCGGCGACCAGCTGGTGCGCAAGGTGACCGAGGCGCGCATCGAAGCGGCGCGCCACGCCAACCCGCTGACCTTTCTGCCGGGCAACATCCCGATCACCCAGCATGTGGAACGCCTCGTTGCGCGCGGCACCGACTTTGTCGCGTGTTATGCCGACATGAACCACTTCAAGCCCTTCAACGACCTCTACGGCTACTGGCGCGGCGACGAGATGATCCGACTGGCCGCCGAGCTCGCGGTGGCGCACTGCGACCCACAGCGCGACTTCGTGGGCCACGTGGGCGGCGACGACTTCATCTGGATCTTCCAGAGCGAGGATTGGCAGGCACGGGTGCAGCGCATCCTCGACGATTTCACACCGCGCGCGCGGGCACTGTTCGACCACGAGGCGCAGGCACGAGGTGGCATCGAGACGGAAGACCGGCATGGGGTGATGCGCTTCTTCCCGTGCACCACGCTCTCGGTGGGTGCAGTCAGCGTGAGCGAGGGCATGTACCGCAACGCCGAGCAGGTGGCCAACGCCGCTGCCTTCGCCAAGCAAGATGCCAAGCGACGCCAGTCGCCGCTGACATTCGTGGCGCCGGCACGCCGGAGCTAA
- a CDS encoding glycosyltransferase WbuB, which translates to MRIVLLSMNYAPEMTGIGKYSGEMAEDLVARGHEVHVVCAPPYYPSWKVQPGYRADRYQTQQMQPGLTVHRCPVWIPKRLSGLTRLLHLASFALTSLPVLLRLVLWQPHVVFAVAPAFACAPFAWLAARLSGARAWLHMQDLEVDAAFELGMLKQPLMRRIALAVERSILRRFDVVSTISSRMMRKLAVKGVPMHEAELLPNWIDVSTIHAGALGGNMRRSLDISPSQLVCLFSGTMNRKQGLSVLLETARLMQHDARVVFVLCGNGELRAELEAQAAGMHNVRFMDLQPLSHLNELLNMADVHMLPQLRGAADLVMPSKLAGMLASGRPVVAAAQADTEIASIVAGCGVVVEPECAESFARAIVELAGDAQERRRLGDAGRAYAAQMLDARKVFDRLEFRLHGFGEKRAAIGAATVSPAAETSAT; encoded by the coding sequence ATGCGTATCGTGCTGCTGAGCATGAACTATGCGCCTGAGATGACGGGCATCGGCAAGTACTCGGGCGAGATGGCCGAGGACTTGGTGGCCCGCGGGCATGAGGTCCACGTGGTGTGCGCGCCGCCCTATTACCCGAGCTGGAAGGTGCAGCCCGGCTACCGCGCTGACCGCTATCAGACGCAGCAGATGCAGCCCGGCCTGACGGTGCATCGCTGCCCGGTGTGGATCCCCAAGCGGCTGAGCGGCCTCACGCGCCTTTTGCACCTCGCCTCCTTTGCGCTGACGTCGTTGCCGGTGCTGCTGCGCCTTGTTCTTTGGCAGCCGCATGTGGTGTTCGCCGTGGCGCCAGCGTTCGCATGCGCTCCCTTCGCCTGGCTCGCCGCGCGCCTGTCCGGTGCCCGCGCCTGGCTGCACATGCAGGACCTGGAAGTCGACGCCGCCTTCGAGCTTGGCATGCTCAAGCAGCCGCTGATGCGGCGCATCGCGCTCGCGGTCGAGCGGTCCATCCTGCGCCGATTCGACGTGGTGTCGACGATCTCCAGCCGCATGATGCGCAAGCTGGCCGTCAAGGGAGTGCCGATGCACGAGGCGGAGTTGCTTCCCAACTGGATCGATGTTTCGACCATCCACGCTGGGGCCCTTGGCGGCAACATGCGCCGGTCGCTCGACATTTCTCCGTCCCAGCTGGTGTGCCTCTTCTCCGGCACGATGAACCGCAAGCAGGGCCTGTCGGTCCTGCTCGAGACGGCCCGCCTGATGCAGCACGATGCACGTGTCGTGTTCGTGCTGTGCGGCAACGGCGAGCTGCGAGCAGAACTCGAGGCCCAGGCCGCCGGCATGCACAACGTGCGCTTCATGGACCTGCAGCCACTCTCTCATCTGAACGAGCTGCTCAACATGGCCGACGTGCACATGCTGCCGCAGCTGCGCGGCGCTGCCGATCTGGTGATGCCGTCCAAGCTGGCCGGCATGCTGGCCAGCGGCCGACCGGTGGTGGCTGCGGCGCAGGCCGACACCGAGATCGCCTCCATCGTGGCCGGCTGCGGCGTCGTCGTCGAGCCCGAATGTGCAGAGAGCTTTGCACGTGCCATTGTCGAGCTGGCAGGTGATGCACAGGAGCGCAGGCGTCTCGGAGACGCCGGCCGTGCGTATGCGGCGCAGATGCTCGACGCGCGCAAAGTGTTCGACCGCCTCGAATTCCGTCTCCATGGTTTCGGGGAGAAACGCGCCGCCATCGGTGCGGCGACTGTGTCACCTGCTGCAGAGACTTCAGCTACCTAG
- a CDS encoding alkaline phosphatase, with protein sequence MTQSAHPNRRDFIRTVAASTIVVGSATGLSGCEGGLFDFLHGVASGDPLQDRVMLWTRITPDAAMLDALARLEREARSDSRARDQLAEAKNVQVQWEVASDSHFRQVVARGKAHATAERDYTVKVDAAGLRAGTRYWYRFQCLGHSSPVGRTRTLPRGGVEQVKLAVFSCSNYPAGYFNVYDAAAKLSDVDAALHLGDYIYEYSKDGYASALAEQLGRVSEPAGELLTLADYRKRYAQYRQDADLQAVHAALPFIAVWDDHEIANDAWREGAENHTPPIEGDWVTRRAAALQAYHEWMPTRLPEVKRPERIFRSFDFGDLVSLHMLDTRVIGRDQQLELTSYIGASGFDGARFASDLANPARQLLGAEQAAWLGTQLARSSALWQVLGQQVLMGRMNVPAPLLLGQITVSGYAALVAKASSHPGSLTPQELAILQSPAIPYNLDAWDGYPAARETVLRTARSLDKNLVVLAGDTHNAWASDLTDGQGNAVGVEFATPSVSSPGFEAIFPNEPPLALASALQELIGPLVYADTSRRGFMLITATRDALQAQLTYVDTVTSRQYGTTQGPTLRTLPGATGRRIQIDAV encoded by the coding sequence ATGACACAGAGCGCCCACCCGAACCGCCGTGACTTCATCCGCACCGTGGCCGCAAGCACCATCGTGGTCGGCAGCGCGACCGGACTCTCGGGCTGCGAAGGAGGCTTGTTCGATTTCCTGCACGGCGTGGCCAGCGGCGACCCGCTGCAGGACCGCGTGATGCTGTGGACGCGCATCACGCCCGATGCCGCGATGCTGGACGCGTTGGCCAGACTGGAGCGTGAGGCACGTTCCGACTCACGTGCGCGCGATCAACTCGCGGAGGCAAAGAACGTGCAGGTGCAATGGGAGGTGGCAAGCGACAGCCATTTCAGGCAAGTCGTGGCACGCGGCAAGGCCCACGCCACCGCCGAGCGCGACTACACCGTGAAGGTGGATGCAGCCGGGCTGCGCGCCGGCACGCGCTACTGGTATCGCTTTCAGTGCCTCGGGCACAGCTCACCGGTCGGACGCACCCGCACGCTGCCGCGCGGCGGCGTGGAGCAGGTGAAGTTGGCGGTGTTCTCGTGCTCGAACTACCCAGCCGGCTATTTCAACGTGTACGACGCCGCCGCCAAGCTGTCCGATGTGGACGCCGCGCTCCACCTCGGCGACTACATCTACGAGTATTCCAAGGACGGCTATGCCAGCGCGCTCGCCGAACAGCTCGGCCGCGTGAGCGAGCCCGCCGGTGAGTTGCTGACGCTCGCTGACTACCGCAAGCGTTATGCGCAATACCGTCAGGACGCCGACCTGCAGGCCGTGCACGCCGCCCTGCCCTTCATCGCCGTGTGGGACGACCACGAGATCGCCAACGATGCCTGGCGCGAAGGTGCCGAGAACCACACGCCCCCCATCGAAGGCGACTGGGTCACGCGCCGCGCCGCCGCGCTCCAGGCGTATCACGAGTGGATGCCCACGCGCCTGCCCGAGGTCAAGCGGCCCGAGCGCATCTTCCGCAGCTTCGACTTCGGCGACCTGGTATCCCTCCACATGCTCGACACGCGCGTGATCGGGCGTGACCAGCAGCTCGAACTCACAAGCTACATCGGCGCCAGTGGTTTCGATGGCGCGCGCTTCGCATCCGACCTTGCCAACCCCGCCCGCCAGCTGCTGGGCGCGGAGCAGGCCGCCTGGCTCGGCACGCAGCTGGCCCGCTCCAGTGCCCTGTGGCAGGTGCTGGGTCAACAGGTACTGATGGGCCGGATGAACGTGCCAGCGCCCCTGCTGCTCGGGCAGATCACCGTATCGGGCTACGCCGCCCTGGTGGCGAAGGCCAGCAGCCACCCGGGCTCACTGACGCCGCAGGAACTCGCGATCCTCCAGTCACCTGCCATTCCATACAACCTCGACGCCTGGGACGGCTACCCCGCCGCCCGCGAGACGGTGCTGAGAACCGCCCGTTCGCTCGACAAGAACCTCGTGGTGCTGGCCGGCGACACCCACAACGCCTGGGCAAGCGACCTCACGGATGGCCAAGGAAACGCGGTGGGCGTCGAATTCGCCACGCCGTCGGTGAGCTCGCCGGGCTTCGAGGCCATCTTCCCGAACGAGCCCCCCCTTGCGCTCGCCAGTGCGTTGCAGGAACTCATCGGACCATTGGTCTACGCCGACACCAGCCGGCGAGGCTTCATGCTGATCACCGCGACACGCGATGCCCTTCAAGCGCAGTTGACCTACGTCGACACGGTCACGAGCCGCCAGTACGGCACGACGCAGGGCCCGACCCTGCGCACCCTGCCAGGCGCCACGGGGCGTCGCATTCAAATCGACGCGGTGTGA
- a CDS encoding carboxylesterase/lipase family protein, which produces MRTPGLPGWQLLGLALLGVLLGGCSPEETEPSPVVESAVVTTQAGRVRGEQVEGVARFLGIPYAAPPVGALRWRPPQPPLRWDAVRPATAFGSPCVQSAMLEGPGSEDCLFLNVWTPEVRAAAGRPVLVYVHGGGWARGAGNMSVFDGIANMQDGHRLAQQDGVVVVTLNYRLANLGFLAHPALAEAGQAGNYGVMDVIAALQWVQSNIREFGGDPRRVLLFGTSAGGSQTCAVAASPLARGLFSTVASHSGGGCDCFRNDQKLAAAQLVTQRVGCAGATDVAACLRRVPAADFVSLPGVGATADGVVLPSCPLEMFRAGGGPALPMVFGTNVHEGLGYLDDAARALTWESLRRLFQRSFPSQGDALAALYGPSRYDVAPAAWAVFIGDWIYHCPDRRVLRALEGRATPVFRYLYGGALSDPRHAASLAGHGVDVPFVFRNFGSLATTAAERNLSSAMANRWAGFASTGQPSRDGSWRPWDNRGALLALGLDEIRMGEGFRDAECDLLDRIPPLREQPSDLLPFPAGT; this is translated from the coding sequence ATGCGGACGCCCGGACTTCCAGGATGGCAGCTCCTCGGGCTGGCCCTGCTCGGGGTGTTGCTGGGCGGGTGTTCGCCAGAAGAGACCGAGCCTTCGCCCGTCGTCGAATCTGCGGTCGTCACCACGCAGGCCGGCAGGGTGCGCGGCGAGCAGGTGGAGGGCGTCGCACGTTTCCTGGGCATTCCCTACGCGGCCCCGCCGGTGGGTGCGCTCCGCTGGCGGCCGCCTCAGCCCCCGCTCCGCTGGGACGCCGTGCGGCCTGCGACGGCGTTCGGTTCACCGTGCGTGCAGTCGGCGATGCTGGAGGGCCCGGGCTCGGAAGATTGCCTGTTCCTCAACGTGTGGACGCCGGAGGTCCGCGCGGCGGCCGGGCGGCCCGTCCTGGTCTACGTCCACGGCGGCGGCTGGGCGCGCGGCGCGGGGAACATGTCGGTCTTCGACGGCATCGCGAACATGCAGGACGGCCATCGCCTCGCCCAGCAGGACGGTGTGGTGGTGGTCACGCTCAACTATCGGCTGGCGAACCTGGGCTTTCTCGCGCACCCGGCGCTCGCGGAAGCAGGCCAAGCCGGCAATTACGGCGTCATGGACGTGATCGCGGCCTTGCAGTGGGTGCAGTCGAACATCCGGGAGTTCGGCGGGGACCCTCGCCGGGTGCTGCTGTTCGGGACTTCAGCGGGAGGGTCGCAGACGTGTGCGGTCGCGGCCTCGCCGCTGGCCCGCGGCCTGTTCTCTACGGTGGCCAGCCACAGCGGTGGCGGCTGCGACTGCTTCCGAAATGACCAGAAGCTCGCCGCGGCACAGCTGGTGACCCAGCGCGTGGGCTGCGCGGGAGCGACCGACGTCGCAGCCTGCCTTCGGCGAGTTCCAGCCGCCGACTTCGTGTCGTTGCCGGGCGTCGGGGCCACGGCGGATGGTGTGGTGCTGCCGTCGTGCCCGCTCGAGATGTTCCGTGCCGGGGGCGGCCCGGCACTGCCGATGGTGTTCGGAACCAACGTTCACGAAGGCCTGGGCTACCTGGACGACGCGGCTCGTGCCCTGACCTGGGAGTCGCTGCGGCGGCTGTTTCAACGCTCCTTTCCCAGCCAGGGCGACGCGCTCGCCGCGCTGTATGGCCCGAGCCGCTACGACGTGGCGCCAGCGGCGTGGGCCGTCTTCATCGGCGATTGGATCTACCACTGCCCGGACCGACGCGTGCTCAGGGCGCTCGAGGGCCGTGCCACACCGGTCTTCCGGTATCTCTACGGCGGCGCGCTGTCAGATCCGCGCCACGCGGCCAGCCTGGCGGGCCATGGCGTTGACGTGCCGTTCGTGTTCCGCAACTTCGGCTCACTGGCAACCACGGCAGCCGAGCGAAACCTCTCCAGCGCCATGGCGAACCGCTGGGCGGGCTTTGCCTCGACCGGCCAACCTTCGCGCGACGGCAGCTGGCGCCCGTGGGACAACCGCGGCGCGCTGCTGGCACTCGGCCTCGACGAGATTCGCATGGGCGAGGGCTTCCGCGACGCGGAGTGCGACCTCCTGGACAGGATCCCTCCTCTCCGTGAGCAGCCCAGCGATCTGCTGCCGTTCCCGGCCGGCACCTAG